From the genome of Cytobacillus firmus, one region includes:
- a CDS encoding LysE family translocator — translation MENLLLFLFMSFLLVILPGPDTGILIQNTISSGKKSGIKTMFGSVAGLMVHTMAVVFGLSALIVKSAYIFSFIKYAGAIYLIYLGIVSLKSLSNKQEPADMERKHKKNKSHFLQGFFTCVSNPKVAVFFLTFFPQFLSTEGNHFAQFLAMGLLYSLITIIWFFFYVYLIDFFRAWLKKPAVNNMIQGLSGAVLMGFGIKLALEKQP, via the coding sequence ATGGAGAATTTGCTATTATTTTTGTTTATGTCGTTTCTGCTAGTCATTTTGCCGGGACCCGATACAGGAATACTAATTCAAAACACGATTTCAAGCGGGAAAAAAAGCGGCATTAAAACGATGTTCGGATCTGTCGCCGGGCTGATGGTCCATACAATGGCTGTCGTTTTTGGCTTATCGGCATTAATTGTAAAGTCTGCATACATTTTTTCTTTCATTAAGTATGCTGGTGCGATATATCTTATTTATTTGGGCATCGTTTCGTTAAAGTCTCTATCGAATAAACAAGAACCGGCTGACATGGAGAGAAAGCATAAGAAGAACAAATCGCATTTTCTTCAAGGCTTTTTCACTTGTGTGTCCAACCCAAAAGTGGCTGTATTCTTTTTAACTTTTTTTCCTCAATTTTTAAGCACGGAAGGGAATCACTTTGCGCAATTTCTTGCCATGGGCTTACTATATAGTCTTATAACAATCATATGGTTCTTTTTCTATGTATATTTGATAGACTTTTTCAGGGCCTGGCTGAAAAAACCTGCTGTTAATAATATGATCCAAGGATTATCTGGTGCGGTTTTAATGGGATTTGGCATTAAATTGGCACTTGAGAAACAGCCTTAA
- a CDS encoding rhodanese-related sulfurtransferase — protein MSQKPYRVLLYYMYVPIEDPEEFAREHKAFCNELGLKGRILVANEGINGTVSGPVEQTDRYMEAMKQDPRFAEMVFKIDEADGHAFPKMKVRARPELVTLRLGDDVNPNEITGKYLEPKEFYKRLQDEDTIVLDARNDYEYDLGHFRGAIRPDIENFRDLPNWVRENKELLGDKKIITYCTGGIRCEKFSGWLVKEGFEDVAQLHGGIVTYGKDPEVQGQLWDGQLYVFDDRIGVPVNQKEHVIVGKDYFTGEPCERYVNCANPACNKKILCSEENEHKYMRSCSHECRTNPRNRYIAEHGLSEAEVEERLEEVKA, from the coding sequence ATGAGTCAAAAACCGTACAGAGTATTACTTTACTACATGTATGTTCCTATTGAGGACCCTGAAGAGTTCGCAAGGGAGCATAAAGCATTCTGCAATGAGCTGGGCCTTAAAGGGCGTATTCTTGTTGCGAATGAAGGAATTAATGGGACTGTATCCGGACCAGTGGAACAGACCGACCGCTATATGGAAGCGATGAAGCAGGATCCGCGCTTTGCGGAGATGGTTTTCAAAATAGATGAAGCAGATGGACATGCATTTCCTAAGATGAAGGTTCGAGCACGCCCTGAGCTTGTAACACTTCGCCTTGGAGACGATGTGAACCCGAACGAGATTACTGGCAAATACCTTGAGCCAAAAGAGTTCTACAAAAGACTTCAGGATGAAGACACGATTGTGCTGGATGCACGAAATGATTATGAATATGATCTTGGACACTTCAGAGGAGCGATCAGGCCGGATATTGAAAACTTCCGCGACCTGCCAAACTGGGTCCGTGAAAATAAAGAATTGCTTGGCGATAAAAAGATCATTACGTATTGTACAGGCGGCATCCGCTGTGAAAAGTTCTCCGGCTGGCTTGTAAAAGAAGGCTTTGAAGATGTAGCCCAGCTTCATGGAGGAATTGTCACATATGGAAAAGACCCAGAGGTACAGGGTCAGCTCTGGGATGGCCAGCTTTATGTTTTCGATGATCGCATTGGCGTACCGGTTAACCAAAAGGAGCATGTAATCGTAGGTAAGGACTACTTCACAGGCGAGCCTTGTGAACGCTATGTCAACTGTGCAAATCCTGCCTGCAATAAAAAAATCCTTTGCTCTGAAGAAAATGAGCATAAATATATGCGCAGCTGTTCTCATGAATGCCGCACGAATCCCCGGAACCGTTATATTGCTGAGCATGGCCTTTCAGAGGCAGAAGTGGAAGAAAGATTAGAAGAAGTAAAAGCATAA
- a CDS encoding DUF2332 domain-containing protein, which translates to MLIPNLSLKFKTFGKYECRGSSNLYEFLSNKIAEDEELLVLASEARDGQPVPNLFFGAIHYLLLQGKEHVLKEFYPSIVEDPRNPQDSFQSFKDFCRLYSQEIKEIIQTRIVQTNEVRRCAYLYTVFAYIYQQTQKPLALIEIGTSAGLQLLWDQYSYSYGTGETYGNPSANVHLSSEIKGGQVPVFPEKMPPVASRIGIDLHINDLNIGEDFLWLKSLIWPEHEERRTLFEKAAQCVRENPISLIEGDGVELLPGLIEGIPEEHSICVFHTHVANQMPPEVKENLLAKIKASGRMRDIFHIYNNIQDRNLHLDYYLHAAEYKKLVGQTEGHGKWFTWELN; encoded by the coding sequence ATGTTAATACCTAACTTATCATTGAAATTTAAGACTTTTGGAAAATATGAATGCCGCGGTTCGAGTAATCTTTATGAATTTTTATCTAATAAAATTGCAGAGGATGAGGAATTGCTGGTTTTGGCATCTGAGGCGAGAGACGGCCAGCCAGTGCCAAATTTGTTTTTTGGAGCCATTCATTATCTGCTGTTACAAGGGAAAGAGCATGTACTTAAGGAATTCTATCCGAGTATAGTGGAGGATCCAAGAAACCCTCAGGATTCCTTTCAAAGCTTTAAAGATTTCTGCAGGCTGTATTCACAAGAAATTAAAGAGATAATACAAACAAGAATAGTTCAGACGAATGAAGTAAGGCGCTGTGCTTACCTGTACACGGTATTCGCTTATATTTACCAGCAAACCCAAAAGCCGCTGGCTCTGATTGAGATAGGGACTAGCGCCGGCCTGCAGCTTCTTTGGGATCAATACAGCTACTCTTATGGAACAGGAGAAACATACGGGAATCCAAGCGCGAACGTTCATTTATCCTCTGAAATCAAGGGGGGCCAAGTCCCGGTTTTTCCTGAAAAAATGCCGCCGGTTGCTTCAAGAATTGGCATTGATCTTCATATAAATGACTTGAATATCGGGGAAGATTTTTTGTGGCTAAAATCACTTATCTGGCCTGAACATGAGGAGAGAAGAACTCTATTCGAAAAAGCTGCCCAATGTGTTAGGGAAAACCCAATCTCCCTTATAGAAGGAGATGGTGTTGAGCTTTTGCCAGGTTTGATTGAAGGTATACCTGAAGAACATTCAATCTGTGTATTCCACACACACGTGGCCAATCAAATGCCGCCAGAAGTAAAAGAGAATCTGCTTGCAAAAATAAAAGCAAGCGGACGCATGAGGGATATCTTTCATATTTATAATAATATCCAGGACAGGAATCTGCATCTTGATTATTATTTGCATGCCGCAGAATACAAGAAACTGGTTGGCCAAACAGAAGGGCATGGAAAGTGGTTTACATGGGAATTGAATTAG
- a CDS encoding histidine phosphatase family protein produces MEITLIRHGRSAHIEDHRLNSREFKKWVETYNRLGILEDEVCPSDALEKGVSASFILTSNLKRSIESAKCLNPLAKIRTDRLFREAELPLPASNLPGLKLRPKTWALVLRLLWICGYSQGCESYRDAKLRAKQASLLLTSIAKEHHSAVLAGHGFFNLLIA; encoded by the coding sequence ATGGAAATAACACTTATCAGACATGGCAGGTCAGCGCATATAGAAGATCACCGCCTGAATAGCCGTGAATTTAAGAAATGGGTTGAAACGTATAACCGCTTAGGGATTCTTGAAGATGAAGTTTGTCCTTCAGATGCTCTGGAAAAAGGGGTTTCAGCATCTTTTATACTTACGAGTAATCTGAAGAGGTCTATCGAGTCCGCTAAATGCTTAAACCCCCTCGCAAAGATACGAACAGACCGATTATTCAGAGAAGCTGAATTGCCCCTTCCTGCCAGTAATTTGCCGGGACTGAAATTAAGGCCCAAAACCTGGGCACTGGTATTAAGATTACTTTGGATATGCGGCTATTCGCAGGGGTGTGAATCATATAGGGATGCAAAGCTGCGGGCAAAGCAAGCATCATTATTATTAACCTCAATTGCAAAAGAACATCATTCTGCTGTTCTCGCGGGACACGGTTTTTTTAACCTGTTAATTGCGTGA
- a CDS encoding GNAT family N-acetyltransferase, with translation MKKEIIIDCGEVILREYRMEDVQALYEITSQPEVYEFIPGAQATLEQRVDWMNNYEIPANEKFKSSMPDLKDAGFLNLGIILKKTGEFIGFCNTGIKDELPEPNREIGYAISKHFRNKGYSTLAAKGLIGFLFEKTALETLNAVALTSNASSNKVLQKCGFKLAGEIEIDGGQFFHYTIRKRDWA, from the coding sequence ATGAAAAAAGAAATCATAATTGATTGCGGTGAAGTAATCCTCAGGGAATACCGAATGGAGGACGTCCAGGCACTCTATGAAATTACTTCCCAGCCGGAAGTTTATGAGTTTATTCCAGGTGCACAGGCTACGCTTGAGCAGCGGGTGGACTGGATGAATAATTATGAAATTCCGGCAAATGAAAAATTCAAGTCTTCAATGCCAGATCTGAAAGATGCCGGCTTTTTGAATTTGGGAATCATTTTAAAAAAAACTGGAGAGTTTATTGGCTTTTGCAATACAGGTATAAAGGATGAATTGCCGGAACCGAACAGGGAAATTGGCTATGCCATCTCAAAGCACTTCCGGAATAAAGGTTATTCCACCCTTGCAGCAAAAGGACTTATAGGTTTTCTTTTTGAAAAAACGGCTCTTGAAACACTAAATGCTGTTGCATTAACCAGCAATGCCAGTTCCAACAAAGTTCTGCAAAAATGCGGCTTCAAGCTTGCTGGCGAAATAGAGATTGATGGAGGACAGTTTTTCCATTACACCATTAGAAAAAGGGATTGGGCCTAG
- a CDS encoding NUDIX domain-containing protein, whose product MTYHIRVRAGAVIIENNSILLIEFQDERGLHYNLPAGGVKPKESVIDAVKREAKEEASVDVTVGPLAFVYEYAPHLNEFRYGQIHSLGLMFECQLREDSLPKMPSAPDLDQAGVRWVPLSELANIVLYPNMKEHILEYVKNKRNIDLIEEHTLDVYAMEMKK is encoded by the coding sequence ATGACCTATCATATTAGAGTCAGAGCAGGTGCAGTAATTATAGAAAATAATTCAATTCTGCTGATTGAGTTTCAGGATGAGAGAGGCCTTCATTACAATTTGCCTGCAGGAGGGGTTAAACCCAAAGAATCAGTAATTGATGCAGTAAAAAGGGAAGCAAAAGAAGAGGCATCTGTAGATGTGACGGTCGGCCCATTGGCGTTCGTTTATGAATATGCCCCTCATTTAAATGAATTTAGGTATGGACAGATACATTCACTGGGCTTAATGTTTGAATGCCAGTTAAGGGAAGACTCATTGCCTAAAATGCCTTCAGCCCCGGACCTTGACCAAGCAGGCGTTAGGTGGGTGCCGCTTTCTGAACTGGCCAATATAGTGTTGTATCCTAATATGAAAGAACATATTTTGGAATATGTTAAAAATAAAAGAAACATAGATTTGATTGAAGAACACACACTGGATGTTTACGCAATGGAGATGAAAAAATGA
- a CDS encoding class I SAM-dependent methyltransferase codes for MINETLELNKKSWDEAAKRFYGRNPLPEYGPLAPTEDDLHLFGDVSSLKMLEIGCGSGHSLKYLDQRGAGELWGLDLSSRQIDAAKELLKNSSSRVKLVESPMEQNPGIPADYFDAVFSIYAIGWTTNLEETLKNVHSYLKSGGMFIFSWEHPLYNRIKAENGVLIMDKSYHEEGPYQHIAWNQPAIMQQYKLSTYINLLIENGFVIERVIEDVSLTEQDVQRHANQWYSYEKARAIPAAFIIKCRKLF; via the coding sequence ATGATTAATGAAACACTGGAATTAAATAAGAAAAGCTGGGATGAAGCGGCTAAAAGGTTTTATGGTCGCAATCCGCTGCCTGAATATGGACCATTGGCGCCAACTGAAGATGACCTTCACTTGTTTGGAGATGTGAGCAGTTTAAAGATGCTGGAGATTGGCTGCGGCAGCGGGCATTCCCTAAAGTATTTGGACCAGCGGGGAGCAGGTGAATTATGGGGATTGGATTTATCGTCCCGACAAATCGATGCTGCCAAGGAACTTTTGAAAAATTCCTCCTCAAGAGTAAAGCTGGTTGAATCCCCGATGGAACAAAATCCCGGGATCCCTGCTGATTATTTCGATGCCGTTTTTTCCATTTATGCGATTGGCTGGACCACGAATTTAGAAGAGACGCTGAAAAACGTTCATTCCTATCTTAAATCAGGCGGGATGTTTATTTTCAGCTGGGAGCATCCCTTGTATAACCGGATTAAGGCTGAAAATGGAGTATTAATTATGGATAAATCCTATCATGAAGAAGGCCCCTATCAGCACATTGCATGGAACCAGCCTGCCATTATGCAGCAATATAAATTAAGTACATATATCAATCTATTAATTGAAAACGGGTTTGTGATTGAGAGGGTAATTGAAGATGTAAGTCTTACTGAGCAAGATGTTCAGCGGCATGCCAATCAATGGTATTCCTATGAAAAGGCGAGAGCAATACCCGCTGCTTTTATTATTAAATGCAGAAAGTTATTTTAG
- a CDS encoding GNAT family N-acetyltransferase produces the protein MTIKLKPVTRDNWEEAIQMKVKEWQRDFVPSAAVSLAKVYIKPDGDAVEYIPFSIYDNDKMVGFIMHAYEPDTVNMYWINGFFIDQKYQGRGYGRAALAVMISWIKSKFPKCEEIRLTVHKDNQHARILYKNFGFSPTGEIWGEEELYYFLV, from the coding sequence ATGACCATTAAGTTAAAACCCGTCACAAGAGACAACTGGGAAGAAGCCATACAGATGAAGGTAAAAGAATGGCAGCGTGATTTCGTTCCCTCAGCGGCTGTATCACTTGCCAAGGTTTATATTAAACCAGATGGGGATGCAGTAGAGTATATTCCATTCTCAATCTATGACAATGATAAAATGGTTGGTTTCATCATGCATGCCTATGAACCGGATACAGTTAATATGTATTGGATAAACGGTTTTTTTATTGATCAGAAGTATCAGGGCAGAGGCTATGGCCGTGCAGCATTAGCCGTGATGATCAGCTGGATAAAAAGTAAATTTCCAAAATGCGAGGAAATCCGCTTAACGGTTCATAAAGATAATCAACACGCAAGGATACTTTATAAAAACTTCGGATTTTCCCCCACCGGAGAGATATGGGGAGAGGAAGAGCTTTACTATTTTTTGGTTTAA